The Bacillus sp. 2205SS5-2 DNA segment TTTTTCATATGGTAGAAGGTGGAGTTTCTATAAAAAATAACCTATTTTAAACAAGCTGTTGATTACTGCTACAGAACGCTCGTTTACCGCCCCAATCAACTCTTCAAAATACAACCAAAATAAAAAAGGTAGTAAGCTTGTGAAAATGCTAAAATCGTATTTTCATCTCGGGGAATAAGTGTTAAATCATCTGGTTTCGTATCATTTATTATCTAGATAAAAGATAAGCACGAGTGAATTCACCCATTTCTAACTACTATAGCCACAAAGATTATGAAACGCTGTTTTCGCAAAAATTATGGCTTTTCGAATTAGCCCTCAATTCGTGATGAAGGATGACTTCGGGCATCTTTTCGCATCATTTTTAACTCGAAAGGAGGAAAGAAAAGAGTGTTTCCATCCTTTTTTGTATGCTACAGCAACAAAGTATGCGAAAAGAGCAATGTTAAGTAAATTCAACTTCATCTATATAGTGGTAGTCTAAGGCTGTGTTATCAAGTGGGATTGAATTACATTGTTACTCCATTAAAGGCCAGATAATTGAATAAGGGATTGTGCAAATCAGGTTAGTTTGAAATAATTTGTATTAAGTTAAGGGCAGAATTCATTAATAAAACTATGTTGATGTGGAGGAAACGGTATTGCGAGATAGATCTTCAGTAGTAATCATAGAAAGTAAAAGGATTGGACTAATTAGAAGAATTAGAGAGGGAAATGTATATTATGTTTTTCCAGGTGGAGGAATAGAAAAAGGAGAAACACCAGAAGATGGAGCCAAAAGAGAAGCATTAGAAGAGTTGGGAGTAGAAGTTAAGGTGAATGATTGTATTGCAGAGGTTGAATACAACGGAACTCAATACTTTTTCCTATCTGAAATAATTAATGGAGAATTTGGAACTGGACAAGGTGAAGAGTACATCGGCGAAAATAGTGGTAGAGGAACATATTTGCCTACATGGATTGATTTACATAAATTATCATCTATTGATGTTAAACCTAAAGAAGTTGCTTTAAAGGTTCAAGCCTTATTCAAGTAACAGACGCAATTGTAGAATAAGATTAA contains these protein-coding regions:
- a CDS encoding NUDIX hydrolase yields the protein MRDRSSVVIIESKRIGLIRRIREGNVYYVFPGGGIEKGETPEDGAKREALEELGVEVKVNDCIAEVEYNGTQYFFLSEIINGEFGTGQGEEYIGENSGRGTYLPTWIDLHKLSSIDVKPKEVALKVQALFK